Below is a window of Myroides profundi DNA.
ATAGATACGATGACTTCTGTTGCAACAGCTTTCTCTAGCTTTGCTGCAATGCCTGCTCAGCAAGACGAAACACTTGACATTGTCAATACTGTAAGGCTAACACTCGACATCTTTAATGAAGATTATATCTGGTTCGAAAGTACTGATCAAGAGATCATCTCTAAAATAGATAGAACACAACTAATCAGAATTATTACTAACTTAGTCAAAAATGCAATACAAGCTATCCCTTCTGAACAGAAGAACCCACAAATAAAAGTGAGCATATCTAGAACAGAAGAAAGCGCTATCATCAAAGTAGCTGATAACGGGACAGGTATAAAGCAAGAAGATCTAAACAAAATATTCCAACCTAAGTTCACTACCAAAACAAGTGGAATGGGATTAGGATTGGGAATCATAAAAAATATAATTACAAATTACAACGGTACAATAGTCTTCGAAACAGAAGAAGGTCTTGGCACCACATTTATTGTTACCTTGCCTATTATAAATAATTAATCAAATAAAAGATATTATGGATTTTGAAAATATTCTAGTAGAAAAAGAGGGAAGTCTGGCCATTATAACCATTAATAGACCAACTAAATTAAACGCTTTAAACAAGCCAACAATTGAAGAGCTTCACCAAGCCCTTAAACACTTTGAAAAAGACCGTGAAACACGTGTTATCATCCTTACTGGAAGTGGAGAAAAAGCTTTCGTTGCAGGTGCTGACATTAAAGAGTTCTCTAGCTTCAACACTAGTGAAGGTTCACAGTTAGCTGCTAAAGGACAAGAGCTTCTATTCGACTATGTTCAAAATTACAACAAACCAGTAATCGCTGCTGTTAATGGATTTGCCCTAGGAGGTGGATTAGAGTTAGCCATGTCAGCACACTTTAGAGTTGCTTCTACTAACGCTAAGATGGGACTTCCAGAAGTAACACTTGGACTAATCCCTGGATATGGTGGAACACAACGCTTACCTCAACTTATCGGAAAAGGAAGAGCAATGGAACTAATCATGACTGCAGAAATGATAACAGCTGATAAGGCTCTATCTTATGGATTAGTGAACCACGTTGTAGAACAAGAAGAACTATTAGCATTCACAAAGAAAATAGCAAACAAAATAGCTGCTAACTCTGCTTCTGCAATCGGAAGAGCAATAAAATCTATCAATGCTAACTTTAAAGATGGTGTAAACGGATATCACGAAGAAATCAAAAACTTTGGAGAATGCTTCGAAACAGAAGACTTCACAGAAGGAACTACTGCTTTCTTAGAAAAAAGAAAACCTGAATTCAAAGGTCAAAACTAATAACAAAAAAAGGTCAGAGCAAGCTCTGACCTTTCTTATTTCAATTCCTTATTCTTGAAATAAAAAAACCTCTTGAGTGATCAAGAGGTTTTTTGTTGGCCTACTAGGACTCGAACCTAGAACGACTGAACCAAAATCAGCTGTGTTACCATTACACCATAGGCCAGTACCATTTCATTACTTCGGCATAATTACTTCAGTAATTCGGATGCAAAATTAGCACATTTTTTGATTCTTCCAAATATAAAATGCCTTTTTTAATCACTCTCAACCCGCTATTTTGCTAAGATACTCATAGTCAAGAGAGAGTATTGAAAAATTTAACATTTTATTTTTACGTACAATTAAAATAAAAAAAGCCTCTTGAAAAATCAAGAGGCTTTTCTGTTGGCCTACTAGGACTCGAACCTAGAACGACTGAACCAAAATCAGCTGTGTTACCATTACACCATAGGCCAATACCTTTTTTACATACCGTAAAGCGTAATTACTTCATCAATGCGGATGCAAAAGTATAACTATTTTTATAATCTCCAAACTTTTCTTTCAAAAAAATTAAATTTTTCTAATTCCTTCACGCAACACAAAAAAAATCTTTTCTTTGTATATACAATCTGATAAAATATCTAGTAATTACAAATATGTTGACATTCAATTACAAGAAGTGGAATGTTATAGGAGGATGGCTATGTTTTGCTATTGCCCTATTGACTTATACACTAACAGTAGAGCCTACAGTAAGCTTTTGGGATCCAGGAGAATATATTGCTACCTCTGCTAAACTACAAGTAGGACACCCTCCAGGGGCTCCTTTTTATCAAATGTTAGGAGCTTTCTTCTCGATGTTTGCTACCTCTCCAGATAAAGTTGCCCTAATGGTAAACATGGTTGCTGTTATTTCCAGCGCGTTTACCATTCTTTTTATGTTCTGGACATTATCTAATTTACTTAAGAAAATCGTCGTTGCGAAAAGTGAGTGGACAAATCCTAATGCTATTGTCGTTTTAGGTAGTGCTGCTGTTGGTTCATTAGCCTTTACATTCACAGATAGTTTTTGGTTTAATGCTGTAGAGTCTGAAGTATATGCTTCTGCGATGCTTCTGACATCACTTCTATTATACTTAGGTGTGAGATGGTATGATGATATCAACACTCCTAAAGGTAATCGTTGGCTATTATTGATAGGATTAGTTATTGGAGCTTCATTTGGAGTCCACCTAATGGCTTTATTGACAGTTCCATCTATTGCATTACTATACTTCTTTAAAAGATATCAAAAAGTAACTATCAAAAACTTCATCATTGCCAATGTAGCAGCTGTAGGAGTTTTATTCTTCCTTTTTGCTTTCTTATTCCCTAAGACCTTAGCCTTATTTGGTAAGACAGAGATCTTTATGGTGAACTCGATAGGAATGCCTTTTAACAGTGGGACTATTGTTGCTTTCCTATTGATTGTTGCCTTCTTTGTATTCGGATTGAGATATACAGAGAAGAAAAACAAGATAATGGCGAACACGCTTATTCTAACACTTCTTTTTGTATTTGTTGGATTGACAAGTTGGATAATGTTGCCTATCCGTGCTAATGCAAAAGTAGTGATCAATGAGAACACACCTTCTGATGCTTCTGAGCTATTAGCATACTACCAACGTGAACAGTATGGAGAAGAAAGTATCTATTACGACTCTTACTTCACTAAAAAATATGTAGGATTAGACAAAAACAATCCTTGGAAAGACGAAAAACCAAACTACGAAAGAAACTACCAAACAGGTAAGTATGAAATCGTAAACGAATATAAAAACGCAGGACAAAACTTCGACAGTACTCATAAAGGATTCCTTCCTAGACTGTGGAGTACAGACAAGAATCACCGTGTCAACTATATGCGTTACACTAAACCGTTAGACTTCAGAGTATCTTCTCAATATGCTGGAACAAAAGAGTTAGAAGAATTAGTATCTGGAGTAAAACAAGGTCTTGCTAGTGGTGAAATTGATTATGACGGACTTGACAAGTTCTTAGATCAATATGGAGAATACCTAGAAATCGAAGTACCTTCATTCTCTAGTAATGTCGGCTTTATGTTTGAGTACCAATTCGGATATATGTTCTGGCGTTACCTAATGTGGAACTTTGCAGGAAGACAAGATGATGTACAAGGTCAAGGTGACTTACAACATGGTAACTGGATTAGTGGTATCAAATTCTTAGACGAAATACGATTAGGTTCTCAAGATAACTTACCTTCAGATACATTAGAAAACAAAGGTAGAAACACTTATTTCTTCTTACCTTTTATACTTGGGCTTATCGGTATTGTATTCCACTATCGTAAAGACCCTAAGATGTTCTGGGTATTATTAGTGTTATTCCTATTTACAAGCTTTGCACTTAAAATATTCTTGAATGAACGCCCATTCGAACCTCGTGAACGTGACTATGCTGTAGTACCAGCATTCTATGTATTCGCGATGTGGATCGGATTTGGAGTATATGCTATCTTCGACGGACTTAAAAAATATGTACAGCCAAAAATAGCTGGTCCAGCTGTTCTAGTTGTATCATTATTTGCTGCTCCTGTATTATTAGCACAACAAAACTGGGATGACCACGACCGTTCAGATCGTTATACAGCCCTTGCTAATGCTAGAGCATACTTAGATTCATGTGATCCGAATGCTATCTTATTTACTATTGGAGATAACGATACATTCCCTCTGTGGTATTTACAAGACGTAGAAGGATACAGAACAGATGTAAGAGTAGTATGTACGAGTTTACTACCATTAGATTGGTATATTGATCAGATGAGAGCAAAAGCGTATGACTCAGAACCTCTACCGATCTCATTCACACATGATCAATATGTAGGTAATAAAAGAGATGCTATCATCGTAAACAAGATGATCGAAGAAAGAATAGACATCAACTCTCTTCTTAACTTCATTAAATCTGATGATGATAGAACGAAGATTAAAACAGAGGCAGGAACTACATTGTATATCGCTCCTACTAATCAGATCAGAATACCTGTAGATAGTGCTAATGTAGCGAAACACAATATTGTATCTCCTCACTTAAGAAAAGATATATTACCTTATCTAGACGTTAACATTACTGACCAAGCTATCTATAAGCACCGCCTTATCATGTTAGATATAGTGGCTAATAATAACTGGGAACGACCTATATACTTCTCTGGAGGTAGCTGGGGAGATGATGATTTCATTTGGATGAAAGACTACTTACAGTTAAGTGGTTTAGTATATAAATTAGTTCCTCTGAAATCTGATACAGAGAGTTCTCATGCACTAGATAGAGGTTCTATAGACGCAGATAGAATGTACGATATCGTAACGAAGTGGTACTGGGGTAATATGGGAAGTGATAAAATCTATCACGATCCTCAGACTAGACGTAATGCACTGAGCTACCGTATCAACCTTGCTCGATTAATGGAGCAGCTATTAATAGAGGGTAAAGATGAGAAAGCGAAGAAAGTTATCGATATAGCGATGACGAATATGCCTATCAAATACTATGGTTTATACGAAGTAGTACATCCATTTGTAGAAGGTTCTTATAAAGTTGGCGAAAAAGAAAATGCTCGTCAAATGGCTAAAGAATTAATTCAAAAATCTCAAGAATCACTTACTTACTATAAAGGTCTTGAGATAAATGATATCGAATACTATGCAAGAGAGATCATTACTGAAATAGAAATATGGCGCTCTCTGTTACAAATAATAGAAGAAGAAGACCCTAGCTACTACGCTAGTCTAGTACCAGACTTCAATACATATAATGGCTATTTTAAATATTTTAAAAGAGCTAACTTATAGTTTAAAAGGCGATAGAAATAAATCTATCGCCTTTTCTTTTTACCTTTGCATTACTTTAAAATAAAGCAGATATACGATGATCGAGAATAAAAATCAATCTAAGACAGATATAGGACATTTAGGTGAGTTTGGATTAATAGAACATTTAACACAAAACTTTACAATAGAAAACGAGAGTACAACTAAAGGCATCGGAGATGACGCTGCAGTACTGTCTTTTGGAGAAGATAAAGTAGTTGTTTCTACAGATTTATTAATAGAAGGAGTACACTTTGACCTTGCCTACTCTCCTCTTAAGCATTTAGGATATAAAGCCGTAGTAGTTAACCTATCTGATATCTGTGCGATGAATGCCGTACCTACACAGATCACAGTATCTATCGCAGTATCTAATCGTTTTCCTCTAGAAGCTTTAGATGAGTTATACGAAGGTATCGCCTTAGCGTGTAAGTATTATAAAGTAGACTTAGTAGGTGGAGACACTACCTCATCACAAAAAGGGTTGATTATAAGCGTAACAGCTATTGGTAAAGCTAAAGAAGAAGAATTAGTATACCGCAGTGGAGCGAATGATAACGACTTATTAGTGGTAACAGGAGATATAGGATCTGCTTATATGGGATTACAAATCCTAGAGCGTGAAAAACAAGTATTCTTAGTAAACCCTAATAATCAGCCTGACTTATCTATCTACGAATACATCATCGAAAGACAATTAAAGCCAGAGGCAAGAACAGATATCAAACAGCTATTAGCAGATCTAGGTGTAAAACCAACAGCGATGATAGACATCTCTGATGGATTGTCTTCTGAGATTATGCATATATGCAAAAGTTCTAAAGTAGGATGTAATCTATATGAAGAGAAACTCCCATTAGACCCTCAGTTTATGAATACTTGCGAAGAGTTTAATATCGATGCTACTACGATGGCTATCAATGGTGGTGAAGACTATGAACTGTTATTCACTATTAAAATGGAAGACTTTGACAAAATCAAGGGTAATCCAAACTTAACAGTGATAGGTCACACAACACAAGAGAGTGAAGGTGTTCATCTTATCTCAAGAGCAAACACTAAAATTCCTTTAAAATCAAGAGGATGGAATCCTTTAGAAAACAAAGACGAAGAATAATAACTATTATAAAAGGTAATTTCTAACTAGAGATTACCTTTTTCTTTTTCCCCCCTTCTCTATTCTCCCTCCACATTCCCTTCACGCCTCCTCTAGACTAGTTTTACACCTTAGCTAACTACGTATATTATCCCTCCGTAATGACTCCGTTGTTTTGTATAAAATAACGGAGTCATTACGGACTCATTACGGACTCACTACGGACTCAAATGCAATAAATCTCAATGCTGATTAAAGCCGTTTAGCTATCAGAGAAGGTCTGTTCTACTTAACGAGAATAGTATAAAAAATTCCGATTGAATACCTTGTAACCTCTTTTATCTTATTTATTTACAATCAGAATCAACCAAAATTATTGTAAAAAAACAATATTTCTGCCATAGTGTAGTAAAAAATTAAATTATCAATAAATATTATTTATATATCACACATTTAATTATATTTACGAATACCAAAAACTAAAAATATAATGAATAAAACGTATCAATTAAAAGTGAATGCTGATACTGTTTTTGAAAGTGAAGATTTATTACAAGGAGACATCAATGTATCTCGTGTAAATGAATCTACATATCACGTACTCAAAAACAACAGATCTTATGACGTGGAAATACTTGAGAACCACTTTACAGACAAAAACTATACTGTAAATGTCAACGGAAATAACTATTCTGTTAATATCCAAACCGAACTCGATAAGCTAATCAATCAATTAGGCTTCTCCTTAAACTCTACTAAGCAGGTTAATTCTATCAAGGCTCCTATGCCTGGTCTTATCCTAGATATTTTGGTAACTGTAGGGCAAGAAGTAGCTGAGAATGACAACTTATTAATCTTAGAAGCTATGAAGATGGAGAACAACTTATCTTCTCCTAGAGCTGGGATTATTAAGTCTATCAACGTGACTAAAGGTGCCACTGTTGATAAAGGATTAGTGTTAATTGAATTCGAATAAAGATGAAAAAAATATTAGTTGCCAACCGTGGCGAAATAGCTGTACGTATTATGACTACAGCTAAAAAAATGGGGATTAAGACAGTAGCTGTGTACTCTACTGTTGATCGTAATGCTCCACACGTACGTATGGCTGATGAAGCTGTATGTATCGGAGAGGCTCCTTCTAACCAATCTTATTTATTAGGAGATAAAATATTAGAAGTAGCAAAATCATTAAATGTAGATGGTATCCACCCAGGATATGGATTCTTAAGTGAGAACTCTAACTTCGCTTTAGCGTGTAATGCTGCTGGGATTACCTTTATCGGCCCAGATACGCATGCTATAGAAGTAATGGGTAATAAACTGGCTGCTAAAGAAACTGTAAAAGACTATAACATCCCTATGGTACCGGGTCTAGACGAGGCTATCACTGACGTAGCCAAAGCTAAACAAGTAGCGAAAGAAATAGGCTTTCCTATCTTAATCAAAGCTGCTGCTGGTGGTGGTGGAAAAGGGATGCGTATCGTAGAAAAAGAAGAAGAATTTGAAAGTCAAATGCAACGTGCTATTTCTGAAGCAACCAATGCTTTCGGCGATGGTTCTGTTTTCATTGAAAAATATATAGGTTCACCTAGACACATTGAGATACAAGTGTTAGCGGATAAACATGGTAACGTAGTTCACTTATTTGAAAGAGAATGTAGTATACAACGTCGTCACCAAAAAGTAATAGAAGAAGCTCCTTCTGCTGTACTAACTCCTGAAGTGCGTAAAGCTATGGGAGAAGCAGCTATTAAGGTAGCTAAGTCTTGTGATTATGTAGGAGCTGGTACGGTGGAGTTCTTAATAGATGAGCACCTTAACTTCTACTTCTTAGAGATGAATACTCGTCTTCAAGTAGAGCACCCAGTCTCAGAATTAATCACTGGATTAGACTTAGTAGAGATGCAAATCAAGGTAGCTCGTGGAGAGAAGCTTCCTTTTACACAAGAAGACTTAGAGATCAAAGGACATGCTATGGAACTTCGTATCTATGCAGAAGACCCTCTGAATGAGTTCTTACCTAGTGTAGGGAATTTAGAAATCTATCAACTACCTAAAGGAGAAGGCATCCGTGTAGATAACGGTATAGAAGAAGGTATGGATGTACCTATCTACTACGATCCGATGTTAGCCAAATTAATTACTTATGGGCAGACACGTGAGGAGGCTATAGAGATTATGATCGAAGCCATTAAAGCATATAAGGTAAAAGGTATTAGTACGACATTGCCATTCGGTAAGTTCGTAATGGAACACAATGCTTTTAGAGAAGGTCATTTTGACACGAACTTCGTGAAAAAATACTACAATGCTGATTTAATCAAAGAAGAGTATAAAGATGAAGCAGAGATAGCAGCATACCTTGCGCTACAAATGTATTTAGAAGACCAAAAACAACTTCGATTACCAAACTAAGAATCCTATGAATCCGAAAATAAATAAATTACAAGAAATACAAGCCCAAGCTAAATTAGGCGGAGGGCAAAAAAGAATAGATACACAACACAGCAAAGGAAAGCTTACTGCTCGTGAACGTGTAGAATACCTACTAGACGAAGGTTCATTCGAAGAGATCGGTATGTTAGTGACACACCGTACGACCGACTTCGGTATGGATAAAGAAGTATATCACGGAGATGGTGTAGTGACTGGATATGGAACGATCAATGGTCGCTTAGTCTATGTATTCGCACAAGACTTTACCGTATTCGGAGGAGCACTTTCTGAAACGCATGCAGAGAAAATCTGTAAAGTAATGGATATGGCACTTAAAATGGGTGCGCCAATGATAGGTCTAAACGATTCTGGAGGAGCACGTATACAAGAAGGTGTAAGATCATTAGGTGGATATGCAGATATCTTTTACCGCAATGTACAAGCATCTGGTGTGATACCTCAGCTATCTGCTATTATGGGACCATGTGCTGGAGGAGCAGTATATTCTCCTGCGATGACTGACTTCACGATGATGGTAGAAGGGTCTAGTTATATGTTCGTAACAGGACCTAACGTTGTAAAAACAGTAACTAATGAAGAGGTAACTTCAGAAGAATTAGGAGGAGCGAGTACTCACTCTACGAAATCTGGAGTAGCTCATACGACGTCTCCTAACGATGTAGCCTGTCTAGAGGATGTAAAAACGCTATTGTCTTATATGCCTCAAAACAATATGGAGAAGCCGATGAGTCTTCCTTATACTGCAGGCGAAGAGTATAGATATGAACTAGATGAGATAGTACCTGAGAGCTCTAATAAGCCTTATGATATGAAAGAGGTAATTAATCATATCATAGATGAGGATTCTTTCTTCGAAATACACAAAGACTACGCTGAGAATATCGTAGTAGGTTTCGCTAGACTAGGAGGTAAAAGTGTAGGTATTGTGGCTAATAATCCTATGTTCTTAGCAGGATGTTTAGATGTAAACAGTTCTATTAAAGCTGCTCGTTTCACTAGATTCTGTGATGCTTTTAATATTCCTCTATTAGTCTTAGTAGACGTACCTGGATTCTTACCTGGTACAGATCAGGAGTGGAATGGTATCATCGTACACGGTGCTAAGTTACTGTATGCATTAAGTGAAGCTACAGTGCCTAAAGTAACTGTGATTACTCGTAAAGCCTACGGAGGTGCTTATGACGTAATGAACTCTAAACACATCGGAGCAGATATGAACTTTGCGTGGCCAAATGCCGAAATCGCAGTAATGGGAGCTAAAGGAGCTAGTGAGATTATCTTTAAAAAAGAAATAGCAGAAGCAGTAGATCCTGTAGCAAAACTAGCTGAGAAAGAAGCTGAATATGCAGACAAATTTGCTACTCCATACAGAGCAGCACAACGAGGATTCATTGATGAAGTAATTCTTCCTCATGAGACTCGTAGAAAACTGCTTAAGGCATTCTCTATGTTAGAACATAAAGAAGTAAATATGCCAAACAGAAAACACGGAAACATTCCTCTTTAATAAATTCAATAGCCCTTTAGATATGTAACTAAAGGGCTTTTTTTATCTACTTCTCCCTCCCTACTCAAAGGCTTTCTATTCCCTAATCCTTATTCTCTTATTTCTTAAAATCAGCCTTCATTTTCTTAAAAAAACACCTATACAAATTAACACCAAAGAAGCAAAAAAGAACACTCAATACTATTTTAGCCAAAAAGAGTTAATTAAATATTGATTTTTAAACATATAAGTATATTTTATTTGTTAAATAAAAACTATATTTGATCTAATAAAATAAAACCACTATGGAAGATAATAAAAACCTAGAAGGGAAGAAAGTTCCTGAAAATACGGAGCATACTCCTCCTCCAGTACCTTCATCTGAAGAAACTAAACACGAAGAATCTATTGTTGATAAAGTAACGTCTTCTATTGAAGAGACAGTAGACAACATAGAGAAAGAAGTTGTTGAGCCAATCGTTGAGACGATAAAAGAAGAAGTTGTTGAGCCTGTAGTAGAGGCTGCAAAAGAACTTGAGAGAGAAATAGAGCAAGAAGTTAGATCTACACCTCCTCCTCCACAACAAGGATACAATCAACAACAAGCTTATTATCCTCCTGTAGTTCCAGAAAAGAATAATCTTGGATTAGCAGGATTTATTTTATCAATTGTTGCAATTCTTCTATTTTGGCTTCCTTTTATAAACGGAATATGCTGGTTATTAGGATTAATTTTCTCTGCTATCGGAGTATTTAGAAAACCAAAAGGATTAGCAATTGCAGGTTTAGTGATTTCACTAATAGGTGTTGTTCTCTTTATATTGACATTAACTCTTTTTGCTACAGCAGCAGTCTTAGGTAGTTAAACATATAACATACCCACATACTTTATAAAAAGGTTGTCTAAATAGACAACCTTTTTTTTTGTATTTTGCCAAAAAATAAAGGATGAAAACACTTACTGATTTAATAAACTTAGAAGAACCAGGAATTGCTCTTATCAATGAATGGCTAAACGATGCAGTAAGACCAATAGCATTATTGTCTCAATACAATAAAGAGGTAGCTGAAGAAGCTCTCTTACAACTTCAAGTAACGACACGTTCTCCTCTAGGTGCTATAGTATATGAGACTGGAGGAATACTGATAGACAATGGATGGATCAGAGTACTAGGTGGAGGAACAGAAACACTACCTTCTAGTTATCAATGGAACAAAGGCAAAACAATAGATCAAAACAATCAATCTAGTGGTTACTATATTATCGCATTAGATGTCTTAGGTGGCTACTTCTGTATCAATAGTGGAGGTCTAGGAGAGGACATAGGTAAAGTATATTACTTTGCACCAGACACATTAGACTTTGAGCCACTTGATATCAGTTATTCAGACTTAATTTATTTTTTCATAGCAGGTAATATAGATCAGTTTTATCAAGATTTTAGATGGAATACATGGAAAGAAGATACGGCACAACTTCCGTTAGACAAGGCTTTTCATATTTTCCCTCCTATGTGGACTAAAGAAGGAAAGCACATTGATTCTACATCTATCAATCCTATTGCGATTGAAGAGTTGTATCAAATCAATAAAGACTTTAAAGAAGGTTTAAATAATATAGAAGATAAATATATATAAATGAGTAAATTCAATCACTATACAGTCATACCTAATATCCATACACAATCATCAGAACTAGTATTACCATCTGTTGAGGATATTAACAATTGTGAACAAGTACTAAACTTTAATTTTGAAGAAGATTATAAGACCTATATTTTACAATATGGGGTAGGTGTACTAGGAGGCACATATATCCGTATCTATGCTCCTAATCGAATTATAACAGAGAGAAAAGAATGGTTAGAACGAGTAACGCAATACTACTTCTGGGATGATGGTAAAGATGTATTAACTAAAGAACAGGTATTAGAAGGGATTTGCATAGGAGATACTTTTGATGGAGATGAGATTATATTCTATAACAACACCTATTTTGTATTGCCTAGACATGAAGAGGACATCTATGTTTTAGGAAATAATTTATACGAAGCTATAGAATGGCTTTGTACAAAAGGAATACTAACTGAGGCGTTTTCAGAAAGAGAGTTTGAACCTTTTAATGAATAAGAATTATTAACCACAATCGTAGTATAATATTTGTGTCAGTATTAAACTATACAAAGGTTTATTTTAACTTTTAAGCCTTTTATTTTTACTTAATTTACAGTAATTTAGTTAGGTATTCTAGGGATGATATAAACGCTTAACCATTATATATGCAAGACAAAATAACACTTTTAGAGAAGTACTTCGAAACAGGTCTATACGAAGATTTTCACTCTTTACAGAGCGATTTAGTGATTTGGGTAGATTGGAGTGATTACGATGATGCAATAGTAGAATATATAGAAACTTGTCTTCAGACAGGGCATCTATCAGCATCTATAAAAGACCTACCAAATGAACAACTACAACTAAAGGTAAATTATGACAATAAGACTCATACTCATATCATTGTAGATAGAGATGATACGATTATATGGCTTAACAGTATATTACAGCCTGAGTATGAAATTCGCTTTTGCAAAATATCAGATGGGTCAGATACATTAGCATTCTTACCATTAACTAGAGAACATTGGAGACAATTAGAAACTATCTATACCTTAGAAAAAATAGAAGAACACTTTGAAGCTATTCACAGTGATTCTGTTTTCTTCAATAAGGAATATGACTTTGACGAAGATAGTTTTTTATCATAGAGATACTAAGCACCTACTCTTAATAGATAGGTGCTTTTTTATTCAACCTACATAACATCAACCTCATTATTAAAATCTCATTAGAACTTAATAGTATATTTACTTTGAATAAATACAAATTACTATCTTGCGTCATAATTATACAAGGAATTAGTAACTTTGTACTAGTCAATTCATAAACAACCAATTAAAGTGAAAAGAAAAATAGCAATATTTCTTATGGCACTCTTTTTAATTTCGACAACTGAGCTAGGTCAGGTGTTGAAGTTTCCTCTATTGGTTGAACATTATATTGAGCATACGACAAGTAATCCAGATTTATCTATTTGGGGATTCTTACAAATACATTACAGTGAAAGTCATAAAGAAGAAGGAGATCCTATGGATGAGAAACTACCTTTCGTTACGCACACACACTTTGTAAGTATAGTAGGTATCGTTACCCCTGCTCCAATTCTAAAAATAGACCGTATTAAGTTCAATACACTTGACAATAAAATACACGCTTTCAACGAAGATGAAGTTGAGAGTAATTACCTATCCTCTATTTGGCAACCGCCTAAATACTGTTAATACCTTATCGCAAAGAATAAGTTAACTTTCTGTGTATTTATACATGGAGAAGTTGGCTATACCTATCACGCAATTTTAACGTATTAACAGACTGAAATCATGTTAAATAAAATAATTGAGTTTTCTGTAAAGAATAAACTCATCATTGGGCTATTTGTATTAGCTCTAATCGGTGTTGGTATCTACCAGACATCTAAACTACCTATT
It encodes the following:
- a CDS encoding DUF4190 domain-containing protein, whose translation is MEDNKNLEGKKVPENTEHTPPPVPSSEETKHEESIVDKVTSSIEETVDNIEKEVVEPIVETIKEEVVEPVVEAAKELEREIEQEVRSTPPPPQQGYNQQQAYYPPVVPEKNNLGLAGFILSIVAILLFWLPFINGICWLLGLIFSAIGVFRKPKGLAIAGLVISLIGVVLFILTLTLFATAAVLGS
- a CDS encoding SMI1/KNR4 family protein; translation: MSKFNHYTVIPNIHTQSSELVLPSVEDINNCEQVLNFNFEEDYKTYILQYGVGVLGGTYIRIYAPNRIITERKEWLERVTQYYFWDDGKDVLTKEQVLEGICIGDTFDGDEIIFYNNTYFVLPRHEEDIYVLGNNLYEAIEWLCTKGILTEAFSEREFEPFNE
- the accC gene encoding acetyl-CoA carboxylase biotin carboxylase subunit, with the protein product MKKILVANRGEIAVRIMTTAKKMGIKTVAVYSTVDRNAPHVRMADEAVCIGEAPSNQSYLLGDKILEVAKSLNVDGIHPGYGFLSENSNFALACNAAGITFIGPDTHAIEVMGNKLAAKETVKDYNIPMVPGLDEAITDVAKAKQVAKEIGFPILIKAAAGGGGKGMRIVEKEEEFESQMQRAISEATNAFGDGSVFIEKYIGSPRHIEIQVLADKHGNVVHLFERECSIQRRHQKVIEEAPSAVLTPEVRKAMGEAAIKVAKSCDYVGAGTVEFLIDEHLNFYFLEMNTRLQVEHPVSELITGLDLVEMQIKVARGEKLPFTQEDLEIKGHAMELRIYAEDPLNEFLPSVGNLEIYQLPKGEGIRVDNGIEEGMDVPIYYDPMLAKLITYGQTREEAIEIMIEAIKAYKVKGISTTLPFGKFVMEHNAFREGHFDTNFVKKYYNADLIKEEYKDEAEIAAYLALQMYLEDQKQLRLPN
- a CDS encoding acyl-CoA carboxylase subunit beta, whose protein sequence is MNPKINKLQEIQAQAKLGGGQKRIDTQHSKGKLTARERVEYLLDEGSFEEIGMLVTHRTTDFGMDKEVYHGDGVVTGYGTINGRLVYVFAQDFTVFGGALSETHAEKICKVMDMALKMGAPMIGLNDSGGARIQEGVRSLGGYADIFYRNVQASGVIPQLSAIMGPCAGGAVYSPAMTDFTMMVEGSSYMFVTGPNVVKTVTNEEVTSEELGGASTHSTKSGVAHTTSPNDVACLEDVKTLLSYMPQNNMEKPMSLPYTAGEEYRYELDEIVPESSNKPYDMKEVINHIIDEDSFFEIHKDYAENIVVGFARLGGKSVGIVANNPMFLAGCLDVNSSIKAARFTRFCDAFNIPLLVLVDVPGFLPGTDQEWNGIIVHGAKLLYALSEATVPKVTVITRKAYGGAYDVMNSKHIGADMNFAWPNAEIAVMGAKGASEIIFKKEIAEAVDPVAKLAEKEAEYADKFATPYRAAQRGFIDEVILPHETRRKLLKAFSMLEHKEVNMPNRKHGNIPL
- a CDS encoding DUF2625 family protein, giving the protein MKTLTDLINLEEPGIALINEWLNDAVRPIALLSQYNKEVAEEALLQLQVTTRSPLGAIVYETGGILIDNGWIRVLGGGTETLPSSYQWNKGKTIDQNNQSSGYYIIALDVLGGYFCINSGGLGEDIGKVYYFAPDTLDFEPLDISYSDLIYFFIAGNIDQFYQDFRWNTWKEDTAQLPLDKAFHIFPPMWTKEGKHIDSTSINPIAIEELYQINKDFKEGLNNIEDKYI